The Juglans regia cultivar Chandler chromosome 1, Walnut 2.0, whole genome shotgun sequence nucleotide sequence CATGTTTATGCCTTGAAGACACTAGGATGGCAGATGGATATCATGGTGGGCACAGCTTTGGTAGATATGTACGCAAAATGTGGAAGAGTTGATGCTGCGTATAAGGTTTTTAAGTGTATGCCTCAAAGGAATGTGGTGGCGTGGAATGCTATGCTTAATGGCTTAGCCATGCATGGGCGGGGTAAAGTTGTGGTGGATATGTTTCCTCGTATGGTCAAAGAAGCCAAGCCAGATGATGTAACCTTCGTGTCTGTGTTAAGTGCCTGCAGTCACTCAGGTCTCGTTGATAAGGGTGGCCGATACTTCCATGACCTTGAATCTGTATATGGCATTACACCTAAATTAGAGCATTATGCTTGCATGGTGGACCTTCTCGGTCGGGCTGGCCGTTTTGAAGAAGCTGAGATTTTAATAAAGAAGATGCCAATGCCTCCAAACGAAGTGGTTATGGGATCCCTTCTGGGTTCCTGCAGTGCTCACGGAAAGCTGCAGTTGGGTGAACGCTTTCTGCAAGAGCTGTTACAAATGGATCCCCACAACACGGAATATCATATCCTGCTTTCAAATATGTATGCTTTAGCAGGAAAGCGGGACAAGGCTAATTCCCTCAGGCAGATTCTTAAAAAGAGAGGAATTAAAAAGGTGCCCGGAATGAGTTCAATTCATGTTGGTGGTCAAGTTCATCAGTTCAGCGCAGGGGATAAGTCACATCCACAAACCACAGAGATTTATATCACGTTGGACGAGATGATTAGAAGATTGAAATTGGCTGGATATGCCCCAAATGCTGCTTCCCAAGTTTTCTCCGGTTGTGACAATAGGGAAGGAAACATGGATCATGAACAAGAGGAGATAGAGCAGGCCCTGTTCTCTCACAGTGAGAAGCTGGCAGTCTGTTTTGGTCTGATGAGCACAAGACCCGGTTCACCTCTTTATATTTTCAAGAACCTACGTATATGCCAAGACTGTCACTCTGCTATTAAGATAGTTTCTGACATATACGATCGAGAAATTGTTGTGAGGGACCGCAACCGTTTTCATTGTTTTAAGCAAGGTTGTTGTTCTTGTTCTGATTATTGGTGACCATTATTACTTCAATACACTCACGATTGTACAAAAATAGTTTAGGTCTTATTCTTTAGCTGCTGGTCTCTTTGTACCTTCTGATTATCAGGAAGATTGTCCCGGAGGCTCATGCGTATATGGCATTTAGATATCCtgttggtttcttttttttttctttaatactcGTCCTTTTAATTTAGTTAATCCCATGGCATCtcattaaatttatgattttgcaACAATTGGAGGCTCATTGCGGTACTCGATATTTCCCAATGATTTTATGTTTAGCGATGATATATATAGATTCTCTTGAATTATTTACAAAAGGGGATGTAGCTCAAATGGTAGAGCGCTCGCTTTGCATGCGAGAGGCACGGGGTTCGATCCCCCGCATCTCCAACCGTTTTCTTCTTCAACCATTTTCGTTTTTGTCCAATAAAACTGCTGTCCAGCGTTCACCCATCTCATGTATGATTCAGAAAACTCCCATCTCACGTATCTCTAGTTCCATCTCTCCATAATTTTTAGCTAGGAGTTGTCAATACTACTGCATTTCTCAGTGAGGAGCCAGTAATTCCAAAAACACCTTGTATTATTGACAACATCATTTGCTAGCCATTGCAGTGTCAAAACTCGCATATGCTCTAACTAATTCCAAAAACACCACGTGCTTACATCATTACTTACGAGGTACAAatctatttatttcttaatttttctcaATTAGCAAAAGCATCTTGTTTCTGAATAATCGTCAGTCCtgaattgctaaaaaaaataataacatcgtttttaaaagagtaatatgAATAGTTCATAGTAGCACATATTAAACAAGTACATACAGATCAGATGTAATTCTTTACAACTCTATAGCAGAAAAACGTTGAAAGACCAACACTAAATTCTTATCACGCAGATTTATCACAACGAGCATGTAAGACATCAACAAACTCAGTTCTCCCATTAGTTGCTGGGAATCTTCGGCAGGTCACCTTCAATTAACTTCTAAGCAGAATATGGAATCCTCAAGGCCATTTTCTGGGCAAGCCAAGGTCTTTCTGGTTCCGGGTCAATGAAATGATGCATGATGAATTGTTCTGCTTCTTCATCTACCAATTCTCTAGCCCATGTGACCCGTTTTGAAGGGCAACTCCCTGGCCCAAAACACCTGCATATTTTATTGTAGCATAACAAAAGTATTGATTGTGCTACTACTATACTCGTTAAAATAAGATGTGTTAATGCCGGTGAAGAAGCTGCACAAGAATGAATAAAGAGAAACAATATTCCTAGAGAAACCAACCGCATTCTAAAATCAAAGCAAAGAAACTTGGCCAATCAAACCCGAGTCAAATCCAAtaactcaacatttctttttcttaactttttctgtACAAAAACCCAAGTCATCGAtcttttgagaatataatatatcatccaCTCACTCAAGCCCCTGATAGCTAGATTAAATCCATTGGTGGTATTGTATCTGTTTCAAACAGACGTCTACTAAAAGTTAGGAGAAAGCGATACCTGTATTCATA carries:
- the LOC109006349 gene encoding pentatricopeptide repeat-containing protein At5g15340, mitochondrial translates to MKWPSYCALPSLPHHFRSLLRACARHSSLDTGKKLHATIITTGLAASPDSFLPNALFHLYAACHDLCYAQKLFDGIPNSHKDTIDWTILMGCCARHGEPRNALHMFVKMGKEGVKVDDVAVVCVFNACAWLGDHLFGVQGHGCVVRMGLNASVKACNAVMDMYVKCEMLGEARRVFEEMEERSVVSWTVILDGVVKFEGVGSGRVVFDMMPDRNEVAWTIMIVGYVERGFVREALLLLGEMVFYCGLELNYVTLCSFLSASAQSGDVMMGKWVHVYALKTLGWQMDIMVGTALVDMYAKCGRVDAAYKVFKCMPQRNVVAWNAMLNGLAMHGRGKVVVDMFPRMVKEAKPDDVTFVSVLSACSHSGLVDKGGRYFHDLESVYGITPKLEHYACMVDLLGRAGRFEEAEILIKKMPMPPNEVVMGSLLGSCSAHGKLQLGERFLQELLQMDPHNTEYHILLSNMYALAGKRDKANSLRQILKKRGIKKVPGMSSIHVGGQVHQFSAGDKSHPQTTEIYITLDEMIRRLKLAGYAPNAASQVFSGCDNREGNMDHEQEEIEQALFSHSEKLAVCFGLMSTRPGSPLYIFKNLRICQDCHSAIKIVSDIYDREIVVRDRNRFHCFKQGCCSCSDYW